Sequence from the Psilocybe cubensis strain MGC-MH-2018 chromosome Unknown contig4, whole genome shotgun sequence genome:
ATTCGTATCGACGCGTATGTCCCATATACGGGCAATGTCGATTCATAGCGGGAGCCGCTGCCTGATTGCCTGCTCCCGTGCATTCGCCTTCAAACACGCTGAGACGCAGCTCCGCCCGCGTGCTGTCCCTCCATcggctcccctccctcccccgcctgctctccctcattctcccccaaccccccctcctccggaTCCAACCAACTCTCCTCAACCGTCACCTTGACCCTCCTCACATACTCCTTCATATTTTCCCTATACAACTGCGCCGCCTCCGCATTCGCCGGGCTATTCGGGTTCGGATCATGCAGCAAGCTCTGTATACTCGTCAATATCGCCGC
This genomic interval carries:
- a CDS encoding Ubiquitin-conjugating enzyme E2 2; the protein is SYPNKPPTVKFLSRMFHPNVYANSELCLDILQNRWSPTYDVAAILTSIQSLLHDPNPNSPANAEAAQLYRENMKEYVRRVKVTVEESWLDPEEGGLGENEGEQAGEGGEPMEGQHAGGAASQRV